The sequence TGCTGTGGGAATGGCTGGCAGGATCAGGGCCAGCAGGGTGTCGGACAGGCCCATTCCACGGATCAGCATGAACACCGGGCGTAGCCGGCCAGGGTGGCCGACGCTATCTGGCCAAGTGCGATCAGGCCGGTCACCATGGCGCTGTTCAGGGTGAGTTGCGCAAACCTGCTGCTGGACCGCAGCGAATGCGCAGGGGCTTGGTGCCCTTGTCTTTTCAGACGTCATTGTGGGCTCCTCCTAGCAGGGTAAACGGCGTCCTTTACTTGTGTTGCCCGCAGGGTCGTTTTGTTTATGCCTGGTCGCATGCGAAAGCGGTTGATTCGGAGGCGTGTGCTTCGACAGCAGCTGTCAGTTCGTCCAGAGTGGGCGGGTTCGCACCGGCGCGCTGCACGGTGATGGCCGCTGCTGCGGCTGCTGTGCGTCCCAGCTGCTCCATGACGGCGGGGGCAAAGCCCTCGGTGCCGCGGGTGAGCAGGCCCAGGATCAGTGCGGCCATGTAGGAGTCGCCGGCGCCGATCGTGTCCGCCACCGTCGCTTTGACGGCGGGAATGGTGATGCTCGCGGACGGCGAGGTGAATTGGGAGCCGGCAGCACCTTTGGTTATCACCGCCAGCCCGGCGCCGAGGCGGAGGATGTGCTGAGCGGTTTCTTCCAGTGTTTTCGCGGGGTAGAGCCACTGGGCGTCCTCGTCGCTGAGTTTAACGACGTCGGTCAGTGCGCCGATTGCTTCGAAGGTTGCCTTCGCTTCGGCGTGGCTGCCAAGCAGCGATGGCCTGATGTTCGGGTCGTAGGTGATGGTGCAATGCTTGTGGGCTTGTTCGAGCAGGGTTTTGACGGCACCGGCGCCGGGGTTGAGGAAGGTGGCGATGGAACCGGTGTGCAGGATTTGGGGGAAACAGGCAGGCGTTGCTCTTGGGAGCTGCCAGCGGATGTCGAAGTCGTATGCGGCGGATCCGTCGGGTCCGAGGGTTGCGGTCGCTGTTGGGGTGCGGGTGAGGGACTTTGATCCGGGCAGAAGTGTCACCCCTGCCCGGTGGAGGTGGTTCTCTATGGTTCTTCCCCGGTCATCGGGTGCAATGGCCGTGAGCAATCCCGTGGTAACCCCCAGGAGACCGAGGCCATAGGCGACATTGGCGGGCGATCCGCCAGGATGCTCAACCTGGCTGTCCGGGGTGGTGACCACGTCGATCAGCGCTTCGCCGACAACGATGGCGTCAAAAGGCTGCTGGGCGTCGGGGCAGGCTGCTTTGAGGTAATCCATGTTTGTCTCTCGGGCAGTGTTGAGTGGGGAGCGGCTAAGTCGTCGCGTTGATCTCGTTGATCGTGAGGTCACTGAAGGTGGCCGTTCCATCGTTGGCGTAGAGCCGGATGTTGTTGTCACCTTCCAGGGGAAACACGCGGTGTGAGTGCACCACCCGTCCGTCTCCGACGAACATTTCGACGCTGGTCCGGTCCACCAGGAGGCGGAGTGTGAGGCGCCCTGCCGAGGGATCGATAGGTGTTTGGCTTTCCCCGCCAGTGGGGTTGATGGTGGGTCGCCGGTTGACGTAGGCGAAGGGGCCGCGGAGGAACGCACCGGCGGCAACGTGCCGGCCGCCACCGGATGCACGGCAGATCTCAAGGCCGATATTGGACGGAGGGGCCGCCGGGTCCCAGACAAGCTCGCAGGTCAGGTCATAGGCAAGTGAACTGATATCGAGGTCATGCGTTCCCGTGACCTTGACGTCCCCGAGGCGGTGGGTGCGTTTGATGTGGTTGGCCAGGCCGGTGGTGGGGGTTGAGACGAGATGGTAGCTTCCGTCTGCCTTCTTGAGCCGGATGTCGCGCACGATCATGTCATCACCGTTGTACGCGTCGGTCGCCAGGGTGGGAGTGTTGTGGGGGTAGTCCCAGAAGTTCGCCCAGCCAAGCGCCCTGCGCAGGGTGGCATCCTCCGCGCCGGACGCGTCGTGATGGGGGTAGGTCACTGCTCCGTAGAAGTCATAGCCGTAGTCCAGCCATTCCGGCTCGGCATGGTCGGGAGCGAACGTGATTCCGTTGAAGGCTCCTGTCCAGTATGCGTATGTTGCCGGCAGTCCACGGCCTTTGCCGTTGGCGCTGGTGCCCAGGATCCAGTGCGAAGTACCGTCGTCGGCGGTCATGCGGAAAAGGTCCGGGCACTCCAGCAGCCCCAGGTCCGTCCGGACGAATTCGCCGACCCGCCGCCAGGAACGCAGGTTGGCAGATGTGTAGAAGCCGAGCTTCTGCCCTTCGGCGTTGACCATGAACCACTGCCCGCGGTCGGCGTCCCAGATGACTTTCGGGTCGCGGAAGTCCTGTACGCCTGGGTTTGGAAGTACCGGCGCCGTCCCACCAGGTTGGAACGAGCGCCCACGGTCAGTTGAATACCAGAGGTATTGGGCTTGGCGGCCCTGGGGTGCCTGGGTCACGAGGGCTACGACGGCGTTTTCACCGTAGCCGGCGGTGTTTCGTTCGTCGATGACGAGACAGCCTGACCAGCAGTCACCGTTGCCGTTGCTGAACTTGGGGATGGCCACGCCACGGTCGCGGAAGGAGACGTGGTCGGTGGTGGTGGCACGGCGCCACGATGTGCCGCCGCCGCCCTGGAGGTAGTCGGCGTTGTAGAGGTAGTAGTAGTGGTATTCGCCGTCGATGTAGATGGGCCGCTGGGGGTCGTTCTTCCAGTTGTCGGGGACGCTGAAGTGATAGGTCGGGCGCATGCGGGTTGGTCCTTTGTAGGGCGGCTTGGCCGGTGCGGTGCCGGGGGCGTTCGGGGGTGCCGCTGCCGCTGACTGGGCGAATGGTGTTGCGAGTGCGAGCGATCCGGTGAGCGCAACGGCCCCGCTTCCGTTCAGGAGGGCACGCCGGGATACGGCGGGTGAATTTTCCATCAGTTACCTTTCGGCGGGCAGCGTCGGTGCTGCCTGGGCGTGAATCTTGATGTTTTGGGACGTGGAAACGGGAACGTCAGTCTCCAGGCTCCGGTTCTGTCGCCAATGCATGGCCGCCGGCGCCGGCGCGCGGGCGGTAGAGGTGGCAGCGGACCCAGTGGCGGTTCAGGGGGTCGCCCACCTGGTGGCGGACGGGTTCCTCGGATGAGCAGCGCTGCTTCGGGTCGTTCTCAAAGGCGCAGCTGGCGGAAGCCATGACGGCTTGCCGGAGCTGGGCGCGGTGGATCGGGTCGTAGGATCCGGCCCGCGCCGGGTCGGGGACGGCTGAGACGAGCAATTGGGTGTAGGGGTGGGCCGGGTTGGCCAGCAGGTCCAGTGATTCACCCTCTTCCACGATTTCGCCGGCGAACATGACGGCCGTCCGGTCCGCCAGGTACCGGGCGGAGGCGAGGTCGTGGGTGATGTAGAGCATGGAAATGCCCTGCTCATCGCGCAGTTTCCGCATCAGGTTCAGCACGCCGATGCGGACCGAAACGTCCAGCATGGAAGTCGGTTCGTCGGCGAGGATGACATTTGGCTCCACGGCCAGGGCCCGTGCGATAGCGACCCGTTGACGTTGCCCGCCGGAGAGCTCATGGGGGTAGGAGTCGAGCATGTCGGCCTGAAGCCCGACG comes from Pseudarthrobacter sp. NIBRBAC000502770 and encodes:
- a CDS encoding carbohydrate kinase translates to MDYLKAACPDAQQPFDAIVVGEALIDVVTTPDSQVEHPGGSPANVAYGLGLLGVTTGLLTAIAPDDRGRTIENHLHRAGVTLLPGSKSLTRTPTATATLGPDGSAAYDFDIRWQLPRATPACFPQILHTGSIATFLNPGAGAVKTLLEQAHKHCTITYDPNIRPSLLGSHAEAKATFEAIGALTDVVKLSDEDAQWLYPAKTLEETAQHILRLGAGLAVITKGAAGSQFTSPSASITIPAVKATVADTIGAGDSYMAALILGLLTRGTEGFAPAVMEQLGRTAAAAAAITVQRAGANPPTLDELTAAVEAHASESTAFACDQA
- a CDS encoding ABC transporter ATP-binding protein codes for the protein MSHAVHSPTRPDVSSLTPALEVRGLGRSFHIGGLFSSQAVRALHRVDLTIGRGEIVALVGESGSGKSTLARCVARLEKPGEGAILVDGVDVLKRDRFQASREFRSQLQMVFQDPFGSLNPAHRIEHFLRRSLTIHGKGGTRQRGSEEETRRRLEELMTTVGLQADMLDSYPHELSGGQRQRVAIARALAVEPNVILADEPTSMLDVSVRIGVLNLMRKLRDEQGISMLYITHDLASARYLADRTAVMFAGEIVEEGESLDLLANPAHPYTQLLVSAVPDPARAGSYDPIHRAQLRQAVMASASCAFENDPKQRCSSEEPVRHQVGDPLNRHWVRCHLYRPRAGAGGHALATEPEPGD
- a CDS encoding glycoside hydrolase family 32 protein — translated: MRPTYHFSVPDNWKNDPQRPIYIDGEYHYYYLYNADYLQGGGGTSWRRATTTDHVSFRDRGVAIPKFSNGNGDCWSGCLVIDERNTAGYGENAVVALVTQAPQGRQAQYLWYSTDRGRSFQPGGTAPVLPNPGVQDFRDPKVIWDADRGQWFMVNAEGQKLGFYTSANLRSWRRVGEFVRTDLGLLECPDLFRMTADDGTSHWILGTSANGKGRGLPATYAYWTGAFNGITFAPDHAEPEWLDYGYDFYGAVTYPHHDASGAEDATLRRALGWANFWDYPHNTPTLATDAYNGDDMIVRDIRLKKADGSYHLVSTPTTGLANHIKRTHRLGDVKVTGTHDLDISSLAYDLTCELVWDPAAPPSNIGLEICRASGGGRHVAAGAFLRGPFAYVNRRPTINPTGGESQTPIDPSAGRLTLRLLVDRTSVEMFVGDGRVVHSHRVFPLEGDNNIRLYANDGTATFSDLTINEINATT